The Ignavibacteriales bacterium genome includes a window with the following:
- a CDS encoding ORF6N domain-containing protein yields the protein MNENTIIPSEVIEKRIFLIRGQKVMLDRHLAELYGVPTKRLNEAVKRNVKRFPLDFMFQLSVDENDSLMSQFATSKGRGGHRKLSFVFTEQGIAMLSSVLKSDRAVLVNIEIMRAFVKLRQLLSTHKDLAAKLEELERKYDAQFKVVFDAIRQIIYTPEKPKREIGFRVKETTAKYNGKRTRRNKAIKI from the coding sequence ATGAATGAGAACACAATTATCCCAAGCGAAGTGATTGAAAAACGAATATTTCTTATTCGCGGTCAGAAGGTAATGCTTGATCGGCATCTCGCAGAGCTTTATGGTGTGCCAACCAAGCGTTTGAATGAGGCTGTAAAAAGAAATGTCAAAAGATTCCCACTAGATTTTATGTTCCAACTTTCAGTGGATGAAAATGATTCTTTGATGTCGCAATTTGCGACATCAAAAGGACGAGGCGGACACAGAAAATTGTCTTTTGTATTCACCGAGCAGGGAATTGCAATGCTTTCGTCGGTTCTCAAAAGCGATAGAGCAGTTCTTGTGAATATTGAGATTATGAGGGCATTTGTAAAATTACGGCAATTGCTCTCTACTCATAAAGACCTTGCAGCTAAGCTTGAAGAACTGGAAAGGAAATACGACGCTCAATTCAAAGTGGTCTTTGACGCTATTCGACAAATTATATATACTCCCGAAAAACCAAAGCGAGAGATAGGTTTCCGTGTGAAAGAAACAACGGCAAAATATAATGGGAAAAGAACAAGAAGAAACAAAGCTATAAAAATATGA
- a CDS encoding metallophosphoesterase, whose translation MTILHLSDLHFGWDGNDPNKIADRKLCLDGLISKIASLDPSWKPTIICISGDIGWKGITGDYVEAKAWIEILLSSCKLNFDHIVVCPGNHDVNRPDAEGNARPSNAEEADSVLGLPIRKHFLKPFKAFDEFCHTSGIPPMKFDQHSYLVGERQALGFRFITLNSSWFSKDKFDKEKLWIGLPHLKFLESKGQLDEVHREHRSPLTIALVHHPLNWLHPDETNGQGLRPNTWDYLARRCHVLLTGHTHGEIRRTDQVAEGARQFTAGATFAGAHHFNSFRLIKIDEKGITYRSFEFDPRAVEDSWRSLESVRLPYIGEVDLPQSQQDKKEAETIILLRAALRSHAERVVEQKSRLLRPIGVLPKKVSQQLSVRISDLSERFDSSRRLLRDRRNDQTMSVYEAVRRNRCTLILGDLGSGKSTLVGGLVSETMDRSENSVSVLIPLKSLRISGQFSTDDLLQAVDRFILGEAAPTVSGTSIKKLLETQTEVLIVFDGLDELNPDVASRLLRHAVSLPQHWPSIQIVASGRPVELIGVAYEDWGIARTIPLNDNRKRQFIVEELLVDGLSQPEVETKSLSLLNTLKGFTSLDRLAETPLAIRLIYPRLKSISGSSNDTTLGDLLYDIMLDRLGRWQRRDDKPKVFDSFEDAFTTPEAKANILGALARGISSSSHLSEDEAKSHLREMAKDYPGGKNDLIAEQALEYYKLSGLITSEQSIEFPIQPLWEMVSAISLATEWSSQSSDWNLPSKDQWRIVSFVGTVIRRRGWLSTLREPVIRFIQSILAPMASPNVPAACYIVQETSDKSVAIKTIECFSLLEPRPLSLFNDEWDVSANNIARTIWLSSEVGFKWLYDEYLNPRYPLSNIGSAIIQRVMENWTAVARGHLSDDQKAKLKSSVKPYLAAGEGNFFGILSLLVILVPEAFEKEERLWISGHTLGRDPLSSHSAEILLAAYEAGDKDIINKVLLANSSDYPRAALMWCEINKKEDLPIQIVEAIFKSIAMHQNRSEVSTLENEYRSRLGEERWLRFARWILFAQDSYSATGAAIALYNTGEERLTVLGKAFLERMHDGGYIAEAERILQLLVIKEGDKGIRWLVQQMTHHAHHWETHSGCWRILLAQVENLVDGPQLLVGCMSALGPYTLPRYPEIREAFRRVLNGKRGQEFREVFIKHLHDLNPEIRRGISVTLVSTDPNAYPEALVVAIQGRTNRWLQHDWHEWERFCLSLTFSASVLGFLKSCLEDLEPFARSFALAILVKGKMPIEQKYISELSSSLLDLGNWYLDIDSLGKMGLRSEDSIEFLWKTVNGSHTERAEQAASKLIELHNTKLTFAQQTKCIALVTKPRYTWDLSRYLSRIYYDHEFAESLRIACDEITAQHGKRPFLQFVLNANADSAAWKDVVWIMLCDDTSFGGSSEADINGQALIEYGRKVPLHARWIGEAARECLVDPRVKQNHWIDAYHWLAVIADEFGGLSPELMEDALKRGEPISGSAEISLIARLGKVPPGAIFSQRAKKQRGGITASTSTTILKKESIIGLLKECSRNSDTWHPAINFAIESALYYPQLLDEQLTEFAKIGNHGILIALVLRYCYGISPDLVESIPLLDSRAFSLLHKSQNQFKRLYAIWATVRASVIQYDSKITEEYLHALDVALSSDKAWDLSIASEILHVRRKLLSTQIVKVFCAYARGTTWLHPDLFVQLSKWLDNDLTEEEKLSVSSGTKAALAILNEDQWDSSDGRSRGPWAFLLFPVVHWMLAGQSDEEPNAVFLRGIKFSLSKLQTAQNEVTYDINNLLGSLEPLLQRVPPDILRKVTKQGLQMFDPSVRAFSRLLHTLGQRGVS comes from the coding sequence ATGACAATTCTACATTTGTCTGATCTTCATTTCGGTTGGGATGGGAATGACCCAAACAAGATTGCTGATCGCAAGCTTTGTTTAGATGGCTTAATCTCTAAAATAGCTTCGCTTGATCCTAGTTGGAAACCTACCATAATTTGTATTTCAGGTGATATTGGCTGGAAGGGAATTACGGGTGATTATGTCGAGGCGAAGGCTTGGATCGAAATACTTCTTTCAAGTTGCAAGTTGAATTTCGATCATATTGTGGTTTGTCCTGGTAATCATGATGTAAACCGCCCTGATGCAGAAGGAAATGCAAGACCATCTAATGCCGAAGAAGCAGATTCTGTACTAGGTTTGCCGATTAGAAAACATTTTCTGAAACCTTTTAAAGCATTTGATGAGTTCTGCCATACTTCAGGCATCCCACCGATGAAGTTTGATCAGCATTCATATTTAGTTGGAGAGAGACAAGCTCTTGGCTTCCGTTTTATTACGCTTAACTCTTCTTGGTTCTCAAAAGATAAATTTGACAAAGAAAAACTCTGGATTGGCCTGCCACATTTGAAATTCTTGGAGAGCAAAGGTCAACTTGATGAGGTGCACCGCGAACATCGTTCTCCTTTAACAATTGCTTTGGTACATCACCCTTTAAATTGGCTTCATCCTGATGAAACGAATGGTCAAGGTTTACGCCCGAACACATGGGACTACTTAGCGCGTCGATGCCACGTTCTACTCACAGGTCATACGCATGGAGAGATTCGAAGAACTGATCAGGTTGCAGAGGGAGCAAGGCAATTCACTGCCGGGGCGACTTTTGCTGGTGCTCACCACTTTAATTCTTTTAGGTTGATTAAAATCGATGAAAAAGGAATTACATATCGGTCCTTTGAATTCGACCCAAGAGCTGTAGAAGATTCGTGGCGTTCACTTGAATCTGTTAGGTTGCCATATATAGGCGAAGTTGATTTGCCACAATCCCAACAAGATAAAAAGGAAGCTGAAACAATAATACTTTTACGTGCTGCCCTTAGATCACATGCAGAACGGGTTGTTGAGCAAAAATCTCGACTCCTACGTCCGATAGGCGTACTACCTAAAAAAGTTTCTCAGCAATTATCGGTTCGTATTAGCGATCTAAGCGAACGGTTTGATTCAAGCAGACGTTTACTGCGAGATCGACGTAACGATCAAACTATGTCGGTTTACGAAGCCGTCCGTAGAAATCGTTGCACTCTCATTCTTGGAGATCTCGGAAGTGGAAAGAGCACACTCGTAGGAGGGCTTGTTTCTGAAACTATGGACCGATCTGAGAATTCCGTCTCAGTTTTGATTCCACTGAAGAGTCTGAGGATATCAGGTCAATTTTCTACAGATGATCTACTACAAGCTGTGGATAGATTTATTCTTGGAGAGGCGGCACCGACTGTTTCGGGAACATCAATCAAGAAACTGCTGGAGACGCAAACAGAGGTATTAATTGTATTCGATGGCCTAGACGAACTGAATCCGGACGTCGCTTCACGGCTCTTACGCCACGCAGTATCTCTACCTCAACATTGGCCTTCAATACAAATAGTTGCATCAGGCCGACCAGTCGAGCTTATTGGTGTGGCATATGAAGACTGGGGGATCGCCCGCACGATTCCGCTCAATGACAATAGGAAAAGGCAGTTCATTGTTGAGGAACTGCTAGTTGACGGGCTTTCTCAGCCTGAAGTTGAGACTAAATCCTTATCTCTTTTGAACACGCTCAAAGGATTTACTTCTCTTGATCGTCTTGCTGAGACACCGCTTGCTATTCGTTTGATCTACCCACGGCTCAAGTCAATTTCAGGGTCGTCTAACGATACTACTCTTGGCGATCTTTTGTACGATATAATGCTTGATCGTCTTGGAAGATGGCAACGAAGAGATGACAAACCGAAAGTTTTTGATTCCTTCGAGGATGCGTTTACAACTCCAGAGGCAAAAGCAAATATCCTTGGGGCATTAGCTAGGGGAATTTCTTCAAGCTCACATTTGTCGGAGGATGAAGCAAAATCTCACCTTCGAGAAATGGCAAAAGATTATCCTGGTGGCAAGAATGACCTGATTGCAGAACAAGCTCTTGAATATTATAAGTTGTCGGGTCTCATTACTTCTGAACAATCGATTGAATTTCCGATCCAACCCTTATGGGAGATGGTTTCAGCAATCAGTCTAGCTACGGAATGGTCATCTCAATCTTCGGACTGGAACTTGCCATCTAAAGATCAGTGGAGAATTGTTTCCTTCGTTGGAACTGTTATCCGGAGGCGTGGGTGGCTTTCGACGCTACGTGAGCCCGTTATAAGATTCATCCAGTCAATACTTGCGCCAATGGCATCCCCTAACGTTCCGGCAGCTTGCTACATCGTGCAGGAAACATCGGACAAATCAGTTGCTATAAAAACAATCGAGTGCTTTTCTCTTCTCGAGCCACGTCCTCTCAGTCTTTTCAATGATGAGTGGGACGTATCGGCAAACAACATAGCTAGAACGATTTGGTTGTCTAGTGAAGTTGGTTTCAAATGGCTCTATGATGAATACTTGAATCCGCGTTATCCTTTATCAAACATCGGAAGCGCGATTATACAAAGAGTAATGGAAAACTGGACCGCCGTAGCCAGAGGTCACTTAAGTGATGATCAGAAGGCAAAACTGAAGTCGAGTGTTAAGCCTTATCTTGCAGCAGGTGAAGGAAACTTCTTTGGAATCTTAAGTTTGCTAGTTATTCTTGTCCCTGAAGCCTTTGAAAAGGAAGAGAGACTCTGGATCTCAGGTCACACGTTGGGACGTGACCCGCTTAGTTCGCATTCAGCCGAAATTTTGTTGGCAGCATACGAGGCAGGGGATAAAGATATTATAAACAAGGTACTTTTGGCTAATAGTTCTGATTATCCAAGGGCTGCCTTAATGTGGTGCGAGATAAACAAGAAGGAGGATTTGCCAATACAGATTGTTGAGGCAATATTCAAGTCAATTGCAATGCACCAAAACAGGTCAGAAGTTTCGACGCTTGAAAATGAATATCGATCACGCTTAGGAGAAGAACGATGGCTCAGATTTGCAAGGTGGATTCTGTTTGCTCAAGATAGTTATTCTGCTACCGGTGCAGCGATTGCACTATACAACACAGGCGAGGAACGGCTTACGGTGCTTGGTAAGGCGTTCCTTGAGAGAATGCATGATGGAGGATATATTGCAGAGGCAGAGAGGATACTCCAATTACTAGTAATCAAAGAAGGAGATAAAGGTATACGTTGGCTAGTGCAGCAAATGACCCACCACGCACACCATTGGGAAACGCATTCTGGATGCTGGAGAATCTTGCTTGCACAGGTTGAAAATTTAGTGGATGGCCCACAATTGCTCGTCGGTTGTATGTCTGCGCTTGGACCATATACTCTCCCGAGATATCCTGAAATTCGCGAAGCATTTCGCCGTGTCTTGAATGGAAAGCGGGGCCAAGAATTTCGTGAAGTATTTATAAAACATCTCCACGACCTGAATCCCGAAATACGTCGTGGGATTTCCGTAACATTGGTTAGCACCGATCCAAATGCATATCCTGAAGCATTGGTTGTTGCCATTCAAGGAAGGACAAATCGTTGGTTACAGCATGACTGGCATGAATGGGAGCGATTTTGCCTTTCACTAACGTTTAGTGCAAGTGTTCTCGGTTTTCTCAAAAGCTGTCTTGAAGACCTAGAACCTTTTGCACGCTCCTTTGCCTTAGCAATTCTTGTAAAGGGTAAAATGCCGATTGAGCAAAAGTATATTTCCGAATTATCCTCGTCATTGCTGGATCTCGGGAATTGGTATCTCGACATTGATAGCCTTGGTAAAATGGGACTGAGGTCTGAAGACTCTATTGAATTTCTTTGGAAAACAGTAAACGGTTCACATACCGAAAGGGCCGAACAAGCTGCCTCAAAACTAATAGAATTGCATAACACAAAATTAACTTTTGCACAACAAACGAAATGCATTGCTCTTGTGACAAAACCTCGATACACCTGGGACCTTTCTCGTTATCTATCAAGAATCTACTATGATCATGAATTCGCGGAGTCCCTAAGAATTGCATGCGATGAAATAACGGCACAACATGGCAAAAGACCCTTTCTACAATTCGTGCTAAATGCAAATGCTGATAGTGCAGCTTGGAAAGATGTAGTTTGGATAATGCTTTGCGACGACACGAGCTTTGGTGGAAGCAGCGAAGCAGATATCAACGGTCAGGCATTGATTGAATATGGCCGTAAGGTTCCACTTCATGCTCGATGGATTGGTGAAGCTGCGAGAGAATGTCTTGTAGATCCTAGGGTGAAACAAAATCATTGGATCGATGCATATCATTGGCTGGCCGTTATTGCCGATGAGTTTGGCGGACTGTCCCCAGAGTTAATGGAAGATGCGCTAAAAAGAGGAGAACCAATTAGTGGATCAGCCGAGATATCGCTCATTGCTAGACTCGGAAAAGTTCCACCAGGGGCAATATTTTCTCAGAGAGCCAAAAAACAGCGCGGGGGAATTACAGCTTCAACTTCTACCACTATTCTAAAAAAGGAATCAATTATTGGTTTGTTAAAGGAATGTTCAAGAAACTCAGACACATGGCATCCTGCAATTAACTTTGCGATAGAAAGTGCTCTTTATTATCCCCAACTACTTGATGAACAGCTTACTGAATTTGCAAAGATTGGTAATCACGGAATTCTTATTGCATTAGTTCTCCGATATTGCTATGGAATTTCTCCCGACTTAGTTGAATCTATTCCGTTGCTTGATTCTCGGGCATTCTCGCTGCTTCATAAATCTCAAAATCAATTCAAGAGACTTTACGCGATTTGGGCAACGGTTAGAGCATCGGTGATCCAATATGATAGCAAAATAACAGAGGAGTACCTTCATGCTCTCGATGTTGCGCTCTCAAGCGATAAAGCCTGGGACTTGTCTATAGCATCTGAAATTCTTCATGTTAGACGAAAACTACTTTCTACACAAATCGTCAAAGTGTTCTGTGCATACGCACGAGGCACAACCTGGCTTCATCCAGATTTGTTCGTACAGTTATCAAAATGGCTTGATAACGATCTAACTGAAGAAGAAAAACTTTCAGTCTCGTCAGGGACGAAGGCGGCTTTAGCAATTCTGAACGAAGACCAATGGGATTCATCAGATGGCAGGTCACGAGGGCCGTGGGCTTTTCTACTTTTTCCGGTGGTGCATTGGATGTTAGCTGGTCAATCAGACGAGGAACCGAATGCGGTGTTTTTGCGAGGGATTAAATTTTCTCTTTCAAAACTGCAAACAGCGCAGAATGAAGTAACTTATGACATTAATAATTTATTAGGATCTCTTGAACCACTCTTGCAAAGAGTCCCGCCAGACATATTGCGGAAAGTAACAAAGCAAGGTCTTCAAATGTTTGACCCATCGGTGCGAGCATTTTCACGGTTGCTTCATACTTTGGGGCAAAGAGGTGTATCTTGA
- a CDS encoding patatin-like phospholipase family protein yields the protein MAQRRRKESTGIALCFSGGGYRAAAFHLGVLAYLNHIQLLPQVEILSTVSGGTLAGLTYAYSLKKKKSFEEFYKNFHEFLSNVNLVKLSFANIGKKSENALGFEDLITSIADVYDAKLFSGDRFELFWQKPAIHLQEIIFNATEFRTGIDFRFQKSRNDKGRIGNGNVSISLEDAQKIRLADIAAASSCFPGGFEPLAFPQDFQWPDNVIPQSLKEKFIKALPLMDGGIYDNQGIDAALLAIKRHKTDIGMFIISDTDKKNENLFAYPERKSTLSLSLNAVNKILLAMMALSIFSGAALLTNLWYSIGHTAEWIPALLIYGFSAVVLLLLAYGIYWLRHKIKTEVLNRIPKIHLAAWNEIKHLTIDQVIDMAALRVTSLFALASSVFMKRIRSLVFAHVYDNEEYEHKRVSNLIYELDGTKENRAAWLKPSAEMQEITRAAAAMPTTLWFDDLSDLQKLIACGEYSICYNLIDYILRIDEAHKMKYPEWFDRVVEDWKKFERDPMMMVR from the coding sequence ATGGCACAGCGTCGCAGAAAAGAATCTACCGGCATCGCGCTTTGTTTCTCCGGCGGCGGGTACAGGGCGGCGGCTTTCCATCTGGGTGTTCTCGCATATCTTAATCACATACAATTACTGCCGCAGGTGGAAATCCTCTCCACCGTTTCAGGAGGAACACTTGCAGGGCTAACGTATGCCTATTCGCTAAAAAAGAAAAAGAGTTTTGAGGAATTTTATAAAAACTTCCACGAGTTTCTCTCAAATGTGAACCTGGTAAAATTGAGTTTTGCGAATATCGGAAAGAAATCGGAAAATGCATTGGGCTTTGAAGATCTCATAACCTCTATTGCGGATGTGTACGATGCGAAATTATTCTCCGGCGACCGGTTTGAACTATTCTGGCAAAAGCCTGCTATACACCTGCAGGAAATTATTTTCAATGCGACGGAATTCAGAACGGGCATAGACTTCCGGTTCCAGAAGAGCCGGAACGATAAGGGCAGAATAGGAAACGGCAACGTGAGCATTTCGCTCGAAGATGCGCAAAAGATTCGTCTGGCAGATATAGCCGCGGCTTCTTCCTGCTTCCCCGGCGGTTTTGAGCCGCTGGCTTTTCCCCAGGACTTCCAATGGCCTGATAATGTTATTCCGCAATCTTTAAAAGAAAAATTTATCAAAGCACTCCCGCTGATGGATGGCGGTATATATGATAATCAGGGAATCGACGCTGCTCTGCTGGCAATAAAACGGCATAAGACGGATATCGGGATGTTCATCATCTCGGATACCGATAAAAAGAATGAAAACCTGTTCGCTTATCCCGAGAGGAAAAGCACTCTATCGCTTTCATTGAACGCTGTCAATAAAATATTATTGGCAATGATGGCTCTTTCCATATTCAGCGGTGCTGCTTTATTAACCAATCTTTGGTACTCGATCGGACATACTGCAGAATGGATACCTGCGCTGCTTATCTATGGTTTCTCTGCTGTGGTGCTTTTATTGCTGGCGTATGGGATCTATTGGCTGCGGCACAAAATTAAGACAGAAGTATTGAACCGGATACCCAAAATACACCTTGCGGCATGGAACGAGATCAAACACCTGACGATCGATCAGGTGATCGATATGGCTGCGCTGCGTGTGACGTCTCTGTTCGCGCTTGCGAGTTCGGTCTTTATGAAAAGGATACGAAGTCTAGTTTTTGCGCATGTGTATGATAACGAGGAGTATGAACATAAGCGTGTCTCGAACTTGATTTATGAATTGGACGGAACGAAAGAAAATAGAGCGGCCTGGCTTAAGCCGTCCGCCGAGATGCAGGAAATCACGCGCGCCGCAGCAGCTATGCCGACCACGCTCTGGTTTGACGATTTATCGGATTTACAAAAACTCATAGCGTGCGGCGAGTATTCCATCTGTTACAATCTCATTGATTATATTTTGCGCATCGATGAAGCTCACAAAATGAAATATCCCGAGTGGTTCGACCGGGTTGTCGAGGACTGGAAGAAATTCGAACGTGACCCGATGATGATGGTGAGGTAA
- a CDS encoding endonuclease domain-containing protein, which produces MTLVFNKKKEQNRRRYLRKNMPKSEVLLWMKLKNRQMHGERFLRQYGVDQYILDFYCPRLKLAIEIDGDSHFISDAEEKDKMRHEYIESFGIQFLPASPAGGRFTNEDVYKNIDGVCQTVYNKIEEKKNMESGTNAIR; this is translated from the coding sequence ATGACACTAGTTTTTAATAAAAAGAAAGAACAAAACAGACGTAGGTATCTTCGCAAAAACATGCCTAAGTCTGAAGTATTGCTGTGGATGAAACTAAAAAACAGACAAATGCATGGAGAGCGCTTTCTTCGTCAATATGGAGTCGATCAATATATTCTTGATTTCTATTGTCCGCGGTTGAAACTTGCCATTGAAATTGATGGTGACTCGCATTTTATTTCTGATGCTGAAGAGAAAGATAAAATGCGCCACGAATACATTGAATCATTTGGAATACAGTTCCTGCCTGCCTCGCCGGCAGGCGGGCGTTTTACCAATGAGGATGTCTATAAAAATATTGATGGAGTGTGCCAGACTGTTTATAATAAGATTGAAGAGAAAAAGAATATGGAGAGTGGTACGAACGCGATCAGATGA
- a CDS encoding site-specific integrase, whose protein sequence is MPAYSRKLSKGIHWFFKFSYNGKVYFSPCIYHSKGEAKLAESDRYKEIDEQRRNPNLKNDVLLLDLINARLDELKIKKSHKYYLGNKAHFKLLLDALGNVPISQITKSDINNFLLAYANDQHAKGFGNYAVNTMIRAFKSLFYFGIDNFNLNISNPCKGIRMFSVNKRLKYIPSDTEIEKVRSVCNKQQKLLMDFAKETGCRIGEALRFKGKDISQDYIVLYTRKSKNSDLTPRKLPKPVSLKSKYRADELVFGTWSELPKFLDKKLRELKKKDPTAKVWGWHSFRHRYASLLSKQGKPIYEIMILLGHSQISTTQRYLQLLP, encoded by the coding sequence ATGCCAGCGTATAGTAGAAAACTCAGCAAGGGTATCCATTGGTTCTTCAAATTTTCTTATAACGGGAAAGTCTATTTTAGCCCTTGTATCTATCACTCCAAAGGAGAGGCGAAACTTGCCGAGTCTGACAGATACAAAGAGATAGACGAACAACGGAGAAACCCCAACTTAAAAAATGATGTTCTCTTATTGGACTTGATAAATGCGAGGTTGGACGAGCTTAAGATAAAGAAAAGCCACAAATACTATCTTGGCAATAAGGCACACTTCAAATTGCTCTTAGATGCTTTAGGAAATGTCCCCATAAGTCAGATAACGAAGTCGGATATCAATAACTTCCTTTTGGCTTATGCCAACGATCAGCACGCCAAAGGTTTTGGGAACTACGCCGTCAACACAATGATAAGGGCTTTCAAATCTCTTTTCTATTTCGGCATTGATAACTTTAACCTAAATATCTCAAATCCTTGTAAAGGAATTAGGATGTTTTCCGTAAATAAGCGGTTGAAGTATATCCCTTCCGACACCGAGATTGAGAAGGTCAGAAGTGTCTGTAATAAACAGCAGAAACTTTTAATGGACTTCGCAAAGGAAACCGGCTGTCGTATCGGTGAGGCGTTAAGATTCAAGGGTAAAGACATCTCCCAAGACTACATAGTTCTTTACACAAGGAAAAGCAAGAACTCCGATTTGACCCCCCGCAAACTTCCTAAGCCGGTATCCCTTAAAAGCAAATACCGAGCAGACGAATTGGTATTCGGAACTTGGTCAGAGCTTCCAAAGTTTCTTGATAAGAAATTAAGGGAGCTTAAGAAGAAAGACCCGACTGCCAAGGTTTGGGGTTGGCATAGCTTTCGCCATAGATACGCTTCCCTATTATCAAAGCAGGGCAAACCTATCTATGAGATAATGATTTTGCTCGGCCACTCCCAGATTAGCACCACGCAACGATACCTTCAGCTTCTCCCCTAA
- a CDS encoding AbrB/MazE/SpoVT family DNA-binding domain-containing protein: MKLQTQGELIMQAVKVGASRQVAIPKKIHEALHLQTGDYLEVELYKGKLVLTPKTLVDRHLEGRLSEALEDVKQGRVYGPFQSAKETVHSLRASSRKSKKS, from the coding sequence ATGAAACTACAAACACAAGGAGAACTCATCATGCAGGCCGTTAAAGTTGGCGCGAGCCGCCAAGTAGCCATCCCTAAGAAAATCCACGAGGCTCTTCATCTCCAGACTGGTGATTATTTAGAGGTGGAACTTTATAAAGGAAAGCTCGTGCTCACTCCGAAAACCCTCGTTGACAGGCATCTTGAGGGACGACTTTCTGAGGCTCTTGAGGATGTCAAGCAGGGCCGTGTTTATGGTCCGTTTCAGAGTGCAAAGGAAACGGTTCATTCCCTTCGCGCTTCATCGCGGAAATCCAAAAAAAGCTAA